A stretch of Myceligenerans xiligouense DNA encodes these proteins:
- a CDS encoding GTP-binding protein, whose product MPHHTADRRVPISVLASVDPVLRDSAVLGLVVDAPGTVALRHDILADEGLIRRVVVDASGVVEQVLVPLEHACLSCAVREDALPALAALTEDGRWTDVIMALPVSAESLPVTRALAAETARGGLLDGARIATAATVADVETFEHDLLAADLLAERGIALTPDDDRSVGEALAAQVEHADVIVAAGEAAAAPTGSGLIDRIRAEDSSRVDGLHGVTAAELAAGRYDPVRGERRSNPLGARRAPGTGRGGRAAGDRSWTLELRSDRPFHPQRLLDRIEDLGTGRMRSRGVFHVVDRPLSACLWDGAGGQLFLGDLGSWDEAAASAEPHTRIVVVGSADDAGPDAEQDVRHDLVDAFHDALVRPDEIADGGLSWLGRQDVLGPWLGSRS is encoded by the coding sequence ATGCCCCACCACACCGCCGACCGGCGCGTCCCGATCAGCGTGCTCGCGTCGGTCGATCCCGTCCTGCGCGACTCCGCCGTGCTCGGGCTGGTCGTCGACGCGCCCGGCACCGTGGCGCTGCGGCACGACATCCTCGCCGACGAGGGCCTGATCCGGCGCGTGGTGGTCGACGCGTCCGGTGTCGTCGAACAGGTGCTCGTACCGCTCGAGCACGCCTGCCTGTCCTGCGCCGTGCGGGAGGACGCACTCCCCGCGCTCGCGGCTCTCACCGAGGACGGACGCTGGACCGACGTGATCATGGCGCTACCCGTGAGCGCGGAATCCCTGCCCGTCACGCGCGCGCTCGCCGCCGAGACGGCCCGCGGCGGACTGCTGGACGGAGCACGCATCGCGACGGCCGCGACCGTCGCGGACGTCGAGACGTTCGAGCACGACCTCCTCGCCGCCGACCTCCTCGCCGAGCGCGGCATCGCCCTGACCCCCGACGACGACCGGTCCGTGGGCGAGGCTCTCGCCGCCCAGGTCGAGCACGCCGACGTGATCGTCGCCGCCGGAGAGGCCGCCGCGGCCCCCACCGGTTCCGGACTCATCGACCGGATCCGCGCCGAGGACTCCAGCCGCGTCGACGGCCTGCACGGCGTCACGGCCGCGGAACTCGCGGCCGGCCGGTACGACCCCGTCCGCGGCGAGCGCCGCAGCAACCCGCTCGGGGCGCGGCGCGCACCCGGCACCGGGCGCGGCGGGCGAGCCGCGGGCGACCGGAGCTGGACCCTCGAACTACGCTCCGACCGCCCGTTCCACCCCCAGCGCCTGCTGGACCGCATCGAGGACCTCGGCACGGGACGGATGCGCAGCCGCGGCGTCTTCCACGTGGTGGACCGCCCGCTGTCCGCGTGCCTGTGGGACGGCGCCGGGGGTCAGCTCTTCCTGGGTGACCTCGGCAGCTGGGACGAGGCCGCGGCGTCCGCCGAACCGCACACGCGGATCGTCGTCGTCGGATCCGCGGACGACGCCGGCCCGGACGCGGAGCAGGACGTCCGCCACGACCTGGTCGACGCCTTCCACGACGCCCTCGTCCGCCCGGACGAGATCGCCGACGGCGGCCTGTCCTGGCTCGGGCGACAGGACGTCCTGGGCCCCTGGCTCGGCTCGCGCTCCTGA
- the rpmB gene encoding 50S ribosomal protein L28 translates to MSAVCQVLGTKPGFGNSVSHSHRRTKRRWNPNIQKKRYWVPSLGRHVTLRVSAKGIKTIDRRGIDVVVAGILARGEKV, encoded by the coding sequence ATGTCGGCCGTCTGCCAGGTGCTCGGCACCAAGCCCGGGTTCGGGAACTCGGTGTCGCACTCCCATCGGCGCACCAAGCGCCGCTGGAACCCCAACATCCAGAAGAAGCGCTACTGGGTGCCGTCCCTCGGGCGGCACGTCACGTTGCGCGTGAGCGCGAAGGGCATCAAGACGATCGACCGGCGGGGGATCGACGTCGTGGTGGCCGGGATTCTCGCCCGCGGGGAGAAGGTCTGA
- the rpsN gene encoding 30S ribosomal protein S14 codes for MAKKSKIAADERRRAVVARYAGRRAELKRVIASPAASEEEKAVATAELRRQPRDASATRVRNRDVVDGRPRAHLRKFGLSRIRVREMAHRGELPGVTKSSW; via the coding sequence ATGGCCAAGAAGTCGAAGATCGCCGCCGACGAGCGGCGCCGTGCGGTCGTCGCGAGGTACGCCGGGCGCCGCGCTGAGCTCAAGCGGGTGATCGCGTCGCCGGCCGCTTCCGAGGAGGAGAAGGCCGTGGCCACCGCCGAGCTCCGGCGCCAGCCGCGCGACGCGAGTGCCACGCGCGTGCGCAACCGCGACGTCGTCGACGGCCGGCCGCGTGCTCACCTGCGGAAGTTCGGGCTCTCGAGGATCCGCGTGCGCGAGATGGCGCACCGCGGCGAGCTCCCGGGCGTCACCAAGTCCAGCTGGTGA
- the ykgO gene encoding type B 50S ribosomal protein L36, which produces MKVRASLRSLKDKPGAKVVRRRGRTFVINKLNPRWKARQG; this is translated from the coding sequence ATGAAGGTGCGTGCCTCACTGCGCTCCCTGAAGGACAAGCCCGGCGCGAAGGTGGTCCGCCGTCGCGGCAGGACCTTCGTGATCAACAAGCTCAACCCGCGCTGGAAGGCGAGGCAGGGCTGA
- the rpmG gene encoding 50S ribosomal protein L33, translating to MATKRADVRPIIRMVSTAGTSFTYVTRKNRRNDPDRLVLRKYDPVVRRHVEFKESR from the coding sequence ATGGCCACGAAGCGCGCCGACGTGCGCCCGATCATCCGCATGGTCTCCACCGCGGGGACCAGCTTCACCTATGTCACCCGCAAGAACCGGCGCAACGACCCGGACCGGCTCGTGCTGCGCAAGTACGACCCGGTGGTCCGGCGCCACGTCGAGTTCAAGGAGTCCCGATGA
- the aztD gene encoding zinc metallochaperone AztD — MNPLPLSRPRRAAVPYRRAGAATSAPARRAATAVAAAIPLVLLGACAPAGSAGADGAAATPSASESRAATESQSRTARIAVTYDGGVKVLDALSLEEVGDIPLDGFNRLNPAGDERHLMVSTTGGFQVLDLGTWAAAHGDHAHYRTADPALTDVTYPATEPGHVVVHEGRTALFDDGTGQISVLDADHVADGEVARAETLPTPHHGVAVELGDDTLVVSEGTEDERTGIRVLDADGEEIAASDECPGVHGEAMAADEAVLIGCEDGAILVRDGEITKVDAPDSYGRIGNQAGSEESPVVLGDYKVDRDAELERPERVSLIDTRSGELTLVDLPSSYTFRSLARGDDGEALILGTDGRVHVIDPEKGKLTDSIEVIDAWEEPLEWQEPRPAILALDGSVYVTDPANDAIHAVDVETGEVWKSAQLGVAANEIAGVMGEAPEHDAHEGHDHEGEGAGHEDDRHGDDAHEGDGHEDDAHEDDEHDEHDEQQEG; from the coding sequence ATGAACCCCCTGCCCCTCTCCCGTCCCCGGCGGGCCGCGGTTCCCTACCGGCGGGCCGGTGCGGCGACGTCCGCTCCCGCCCGCCGGGCCGCCACGGCGGTAGCGGCCGCGATCCCGCTGGTGCTGCTCGGCGCCTGCGCGCCGGCCGGCTCGGCCGGTGCGGACGGAGCCGCGGCGACGCCGTCGGCCTCGGAGAGCCGCGCGGCCACGGAGTCGCAGTCGCGTACCGCGCGCATCGCCGTCACGTACGACGGCGGTGTCAAGGTGCTCGACGCGCTCAGCCTGGAGGAGGTCGGCGACATCCCGCTCGACGGCTTCAACCGGCTCAACCCGGCCGGTGACGAGCGCCATCTGATGGTGTCGACCACGGGCGGTTTCCAGGTCCTGGACCTGGGGACATGGGCCGCGGCACACGGCGACCACGCGCACTACCGGACTGCGGACCCGGCCCTGACGGACGTGACGTACCCGGCCACCGAGCCGGGCCACGTCGTCGTCCACGAAGGGCGGACGGCGCTGTTCGACGACGGCACCGGGCAGATCTCCGTCCTGGACGCCGACCACGTGGCCGACGGCGAGGTCGCGCGGGCCGAGACCCTCCCGACCCCGCACCACGGGGTGGCGGTCGAACTCGGCGACGACACGCTCGTGGTCTCCGAGGGGACCGAGGACGAGCGCACCGGCATCCGCGTGCTGGACGCCGACGGCGAGGAGATCGCCGCGAGCGACGAGTGCCCCGGGGTGCACGGCGAGGCCATGGCAGCCGACGAGGCGGTGCTGATCGGCTGCGAGGACGGCGCGATCCTGGTGCGTGACGGCGAGATCACCAAGGTGGACGCACCCGACTCCTACGGGCGGATCGGGAACCAGGCGGGGTCCGAGGAGTCGCCGGTGGTGCTCGGCGACTACAAGGTGGACCGGGACGCCGAGCTGGAGCGCCCGGAGCGGGTCTCCCTGATCGATACGCGGTCGGGCGAGCTGACCCTGGTGGACCTGCCGTCGTCGTACACGTTCCGGTCCCTCGCGCGCGGGGACGACGGCGAGGCGCTAATCCTCGGCACCGACGGCCGGGTGCACGTGATCGACCCCGAGAAGGGGAAGCTCACCGACTCGATCGAGGTGATCGACGCCTGGGAGGAGCCGCTCGAGTGGCAGGAGCCGCGCCCGGCGATCCTGGCGCTGGACGGGTCCGTCTACGTGACCGACCCGGCGAACGACGCCATCCACGCCGTGGACGTCGAGACCGGCGAGGTGTGGAAGTCGGCGCAGCTCGGCGTGGCGGCGAACGAGATCGCGGGCGTGATGGGCGAGGCGCCCGAGCACGACGCCCACGAGGGGCACGACCACGAGGGTGAGGGTGCCGGGCACGAGGACGACAGGCACGGGGACGACGCCCATGAGGGTGACGGACACGAGGACGACGCCCACGAGGACGACGAGCACGACGAGCACGACGAGCAACAGGAGGGCTGA
- a CDS encoding type B 50S ribosomal protein L31, with protein MKQGIHPEYGQVVFRDRSAGFAFLTRSTLAGRAEAGPGRPDATIEWEDGNTYPVVDVDVSSASHPFWTGSSRVVDTAGRVERFRQRYGARGATQNTSGGGASGGVAADGGPREKERA; from the coding sequence ATGAAGCAGGGCATTCACCCCGAGTACGGGCAGGTGGTGTTCCGGGACCGGAGCGCAGGCTTCGCGTTCCTGACGCGGTCCACCCTGGCCGGCCGGGCCGAGGCAGGACCGGGCCGGCCGGACGCCACGATCGAGTGGGAGGACGGCAACACCTACCCGGTGGTCGACGTCGATGTCTCCAGCGCGAGCCACCCGTTCTGGACGGGCAGCTCCCGCGTGGTCGACACCGCCGGGCGCGTGGAGAGGTTCCGCCAGCGGTACGGCGCACGCGGCGCGACGCAGAACACGTCCGGCGGCGGCGCGTCCGGTGGCGTGGCTGCCGACGGCGGGCCCCGTGAGAAGGAACGTGCCTGA
- the rpmF gene encoding 50S ribosomal protein L32, with protein MAVPKRKMSRSRTRSRRAQWTTSLPELVAVTTPDGSVVRVPRRLSRAARRGLL; from the coding sequence ATGGCCGTCCCGAAGCGGAAGATGTCACGGTCCCGGACGAGGTCCCGCCGTGCGCAGTGGACGACGAGCCTGCCGGAGCTCGTCGCGGTCACGACCCCGGACGGGAGTGTGGTGCGGGTGCCGCGGCGCCTGTCTCGCGCCGCCCGCCGCGGGTTGCTGTGA
- a CDS encoding ATP-grasp domain-containing protein — protein MPTLLMIESWLQSTGLSLPPLLRSLGHEYVLVTRDPQVYTLPGGGTHPVLALAAEVVVAETNDDDAVVAAARRVAARHDLGGVLTTCDYYLPTVAVVAEAIGLPGSPAGVLRTATNKHLVRAAVARAGIPDVPHAVGATWDETRAAAATLGYPVVVKPVDLNSGTAVRRVADETALADAFTEITGPERNTRDQPLARLALVERVLDGPEYSVEAVTRDGVTTVLGVTAKSVTEVSRPVAGGADAVGYVESGHDFPAALDGAARTAITAHVARVLGAVGYTHGISHTEVRLTADGPRLVELNPRQGGGYIFDLVRLVTGYDPLRVLTDLALGREPTAETPAAGSAAVRFLLAPEDGFLSGVSGADALPDDPRVFAHDLPRPGTVLRAADNNDRIGHVVVADRDGDRASTWADEILDSLTMKVGHDAPLPAHVHS, from the coding sequence GTGCCCACCCTGCTGATGATCGAGAGCTGGCTGCAGTCCACCGGCCTGAGCCTCCCGCCGCTACTACGCTCGCTCGGGCACGAATACGTGCTGGTCACCCGCGATCCGCAGGTCTACACGCTGCCGGGCGGCGGCACGCACCCGGTGCTCGCCCTCGCCGCCGAGGTCGTCGTCGCCGAGACCAACGACGACGACGCCGTGGTCGCCGCCGCCCGTCGCGTCGCCGCCCGGCACGACCTCGGCGGAGTGCTGACCACCTGCGACTACTACCTGCCGACGGTCGCGGTCGTGGCCGAGGCGATCGGGCTTCCCGGATCTCCCGCAGGCGTGCTGCGCACCGCGACCAACAAGCACCTGGTCCGGGCGGCCGTGGCACGGGCGGGCATCCCCGATGTCCCGCACGCGGTGGGCGCCACCTGGGACGAGACGCGCGCCGCGGCGGCAACGCTGGGCTACCCGGTCGTCGTCAAGCCCGTCGACCTGAACTCCGGCACCGCCGTGCGGCGGGTCGCCGACGAAACCGCGCTGGCCGACGCGTTCACCGAGATCACCGGCCCCGAGCGGAACACCCGCGACCAGCCGCTGGCCCGCCTGGCCCTGGTCGAGCGGGTGCTGGACGGGCCCGAGTACAGCGTCGAGGCGGTGACCCGCGACGGCGTGACCACCGTGCTGGGCGTCACGGCCAAATCGGTGACCGAGGTGAGCCGCCCGGTCGCGGGCGGCGCGGACGCCGTCGGCTACGTGGAGAGCGGCCACGACTTCCCCGCCGCGCTCGACGGCGCCGCCCGTACGGCGATCACCGCGCACGTCGCGCGCGTGCTCGGAGCCGTCGGCTACACCCACGGCATCAGCCACACCGAGGTGCGGCTCACCGCCGACGGACCACGCCTGGTCGAGCTCAACCCGCGGCAGGGCGGCGGGTACATCTTCGACCTGGTGCGGCTCGTGACGGGCTACGACCCGCTGCGCGTCCTGACCGATCTCGCCCTGGGCCGTGAGCCCACCGCGGAGACACCGGCCGCCGGGAGCGCCGCCGTACGGTTCCTGCTCGCCCCGGAGGACGGATTCCTCTCCGGGGTGTCCGGTGCCGACGCGCTGCCCGACGATCCCCGTGTGTTCGCCCACGACCTGCCCCGCCCGGGCACGGTGCTCCGCGCGGCGGACAACAACGACCGGATCGGCCACGTGGTGGTGGCGGACCGCGACGGCGACCGCGCGAGCACCTGGGCGGACGAGATCCTGGACAGCCTGACCATGAAGGTCGGCCACGACGCACCCCTCCCGGCACACGTGCACTCCTGA
- a CDS encoding DegV family protein: protein MPLFRRHTEPRAGNRLSHARGRRPDPSQAVRVVTDSTSGLPLDTRAPGPRVVPLRVVTERESYDEGVDITAADVVRLLDDGARVTTSQPSPERFAATYRGLADEGAHAIVSLHLSGELSGTVGAASAAAARSPLAVRVVDSRTVGPGLGFAARAAAECAAAGCDVAHVAARAREVADSSTSVFMVDTLEHLRRGGRLSGPVAALGTVLGVRPILTMRDGRIELAQRVRTRAAGMERLLDLAGESIEVANRPVVGVQHFGAPDRARTLAGRLRTRTRAEVEISDISAVIGVHVGPGTLAVVVADLGGHQH from the coding sequence ATGCCACTTTTCCGTCGACACACCGAGCCCCGCGCGGGGAACCGGCTGTCCCACGCTCGCGGCCGGAGGCCGGACCCGAGCCAGGCCGTCCGTGTCGTCACCGATTCGACGTCGGGCCTGCCGCTGGACACCCGGGCGCCCGGGCCACGAGTCGTCCCGTTGCGGGTGGTGACCGAGCGCGAGTCCTACGACGAGGGCGTGGACATCACCGCCGCCGACGTCGTCCGCCTGCTCGACGACGGCGCTCGTGTCACCACGTCCCAGCCGTCACCGGAGCGCTTCGCCGCGACGTACCGGGGCCTCGCCGACGAGGGCGCCCATGCGATCGTCTCCCTGCACCTGTCGGGCGAGCTGTCCGGCACGGTCGGCGCGGCGAGCGCTGCCGCGGCACGGTCACCGCTGGCGGTGCGCGTCGTCGACTCCCGGACCGTCGGGCCCGGCCTCGGGTTCGCCGCACGCGCGGCCGCGGAATGCGCGGCGGCCGGGTGCGACGTCGCGCACGTCGCGGCGCGGGCACGTGAGGTGGCGGACTCCTCGACCTCCGTGTTCATGGTCGACACCCTGGAACACCTGCGCCGTGGCGGGCGCCTGTCGGGCCCGGTGGCCGCGCTCGGCACCGTCCTCGGTGTCCGTCCGATCCTGACGATGCGCGACGGCCGGATCGAGCTCGCCCAGCGCGTCCGTACCCGCGCGGCCGGGATGGAGCGCCTGCTCGACCTGGCGGGCGAGTCCATCGAGGTCGCGAACCGGCCGGTGGTGGGCGTGCAGCACTTCGGGGCGCCGGACCGCGCCCGCACGCTGGCGGGGCGCCTGCGCACGCGCACCCGGGCCGAGGTGGAGATCTCCGACATCAGCGCGGTCATCGGTGTCCACGTCGGCCCGGGGACGCTCGCCGTCGTCGTCGCCGACCTCGGCGGCCACCAGCACTGA
- a CDS encoding alpha/beta fold hydrolase has product MPEKKTLTLDAPGAVLAYDVREPATPSDAPPLVVIGLPMGAHGFDSLAEHVTDRVVVTYDPRGVERSTREPGSGTGSADHVGDVVRVIEATAGGTPVDLLGSSGGAVIALELAAAHPDLLRTVVAHEPPLPELLPDRDVIVAAMQDIHDTYQAKGSGHAMAKFIALVMEPGELSPEYLDRPAPDPAAFGMPADDDGARDDVMFSSSMVWMPRHRPDWDALAGSVQRVVIGVGADTGEEITGRTSRSIARRLGQEATVFPGGHNGFSGGEYGHPGGDPAGFAATLRKVLDA; this is encoded by the coding sequence ATGCCCGAGAAGAAGACCCTCACCCTCGACGCCCCCGGCGCCGTCCTCGCCTACGACGTGCGCGAGCCGGCGACGCCGTCCGACGCTCCTCCGCTCGTGGTCATCGGTCTGCCGATGGGGGCGCACGGCTTCGACAGCCTCGCCGAGCACGTCACCGACCGCGTGGTGGTCACGTACGACCCACGCGGCGTGGAACGCAGCACCCGCGAACCTGGCAGCGGTACGGGCTCCGCGGACCACGTCGGCGATGTGGTCCGGGTGATCGAGGCCACCGCCGGAGGCACGCCTGTCGATCTCCTGGGATCGAGCGGTGGCGCGGTCATCGCGCTCGAACTCGCCGCCGCCCACCCGGACCTGCTGCGCACCGTCGTGGCGCACGAACCCCCGTTGCCGGAGCTCCTGCCCGACCGTGACGTCATCGTCGCCGCCATGCAGGACATCCACGACACGTACCAGGCCAAGGGGTCGGGTCATGCGATGGCGAAGTTCATCGCGCTCGTCATGGAGCCCGGCGAGCTGAGCCCTGAGTACCTCGACCGCCCCGCCCCCGACCCGGCGGCCTTCGGGATGCCCGCCGATGACGACGGCGCCCGTGACGACGTGATGTTCTCGTCCAGCATGGTGTGGATGCCACGCCACCGCCCCGACTGGGACGCCCTGGCCGGGTCGGTACAGCGCGTCGTGATCGGCGTGGGCGCCGACACCGGTGAGGAGATCACCGGGCGCACCTCCCGCAGCATCGCACGACGCCTCGGCCAGGAGGCGACCGTCTTCCCCGGTGGCCACAACGGCTTCTCGGGCGGCGAGTACGGCCATCCGGGTGGTGACCCGGCCGGCTTCGCGGCCACGCTCCGGAAGGTCCTCGACGCCTGA
- a CDS encoding ComEA family DNA-binding protein, with translation MRADTDVMPAVPAVPEDTDDLVDRLRQRRSAGRVATAYAAAHGHPVGTDGDGTGRRWALGGRPGLVAVVAVLLLAGLTGAVALGRDALAAGDVRPIASAGDTGADDGVAGEAKAGGGPGGEAGTGNGRGTGTGSGTGAEAGPDGGAAWSGGSDAGAFAGSDPQGAPGSGVVAHVVGAVREPGLVELPGGARIADAVEAAGGPTGDADLSGVNLARPVTDGEQIHVPRPGETPAATGGAPGGTPAGPPETGGEGVDLNTADAATLETLPGIGPTLAQRIIEWRTANGPFASVDELDDVSGIGPAVLEQIRPVARV, from the coding sequence ATGAGAGCAGACACGGACGTGATGCCGGCGGTGCCGGCGGTGCCGGAGGACACCGACGACCTCGTGGACCGGCTACGGCAGCGGCGGTCCGCGGGCCGGGTCGCGACGGCGTACGCGGCAGCACACGGGCACCCTGTCGGAACGGACGGCGACGGCACGGGGCGTCGCTGGGCCCTCGGCGGGCGCCCGGGCCTCGTCGCGGTCGTCGCCGTGCTCCTGCTGGCCGGCCTGACCGGCGCCGTCGCGCTGGGACGGGACGCGCTGGCCGCCGGGGACGTGCGTCCGATCGCATCGGCCGGAGACACCGGGGCCGACGACGGCGTGGCGGGCGAAGCCAAGGCCGGCGGCGGGCCCGGCGGTGAGGCGGGTACCGGCAACGGACGCGGCACCGGAACCGGTAGCGGCACGGGCGCGGAGGCCGGACCCGACGGCGGCGCGGCCTGGTCCGGCGGTTCGGACGCAGGTGCCTTCGCGGGTAGCGACCCCCAGGGCGCGCCGGGCAGCGGCGTCGTCGCGCACGTGGTGGGCGCGGTGCGCGAACCCGGACTCGTCGAACTGCCCGGCGGCGCGCGCATCGCGGACGCCGTCGAGGCGGCGGGCGGGCCGACCGGCGACGCCGACCTGTCCGGGGTGAACCTGGCGCGCCCCGTCACCGACGGCGAGCAGATCCACGTGCCACGGCCGGGCGAGACACCCGCCGCCACCGGTGGTGCGCCGGGCGGGACCCCCGCAGGACCCCCGGAAACGGGCGGCGAAGGCGTCGACCTCAACACCGCCGACGCCGCCACGCTCGAGACCCTGCCCGGCATCGGGCCCACCCTGGCGCAGCGGATCATCGAATGGCGCACGGCCAACGGCCCCTTCGCGTCGGTCGACGAACTCGACGACGTCTCCGGGATCGGACCGGCCGTGCTGGAACAGATCCGCCCGGTGGCGCGCGTATGA